TACGGAAACATTATATAAGCCTACTTTCATTGAAAACATGTGGTTCTTCTTCTCCTACCAGGTGGGCCACATGTACTTCCGTTATTTTATGTGGAACTTCTCGGGGCGGCAGAATGATATAGAAAGCCAGGGCGAACCTGAAGACGGCAACTGGATCACCGGGTTTAACTTCCTGGATAACGCAAGGCTTGGAAACCAGTCAGACCTGCCCATCAGCCGTGAAAATACCTCTCACAACAAGTTCTATATGCTTCCGCTCATACTTGGCCTAGGGGGCCTTTTCTATCATCTCCGCAAGAACCGTAATGATACCTGGGTGATTTTCCTTCTCTTCCTTATGACGGGAATCGCCATTGTCATTTTCCTTAACCAATATCCTCTTCAACCCCGTGAGCGTGACTACGCCTATTCCGGGTCCTTCTATGCTTTTGCAATCTGGATCGGCCTGGGGGTCATGGGATTGATCGAATTACTCCAGAAAAAGCTGAAAAAACAGGAGTTGGTCATTGCCGGTTCAGTTGTCGCGGCGACCCTGATCCTGGTGCCGGGGATCATGGCGCAACAGGGATGGGAGGACCATGACCGGTCAGGAAAGTATGCGGCACATGACTTTGCTGTCAATTACCTGAAAGGGTGCGACCGGAATTCCGTGCTGATTACTTTCGGGGATAACGATACTTTTCCATTATGGTATGTCCAGGAGGTGGAAGGTTACCGGACTGATGTCCGCGTGGTCAACCACATGCTGGCTTCCGGTCATTGGTACGTACAGCAGATGTTTTCAAAACTATACGATTCTGATCCGTTGCCGTTCATGCTGAAAAAGGAACAATATGATAACGGGATCAATAATTATATCCCGATTTATGAGCATCCAAGCCTCGAAGATAAATACACTGAACTATCCGAGTTGATTGGTTTTGTCGCTTTGGATGATGACCGGTCCAAAATCTCGGTATCAGGAGGGAAAAAGATAAATTACTTTCCTTCACGAAAGGTGAGATTGACCGTCGATGCCAGGAAATGCATCGAAAACGGCATTGTGCCAAGAGAGATGGCTGATAAGATCGTACCTTATATTGAATGGGAGATCAAGCAGAACGCATTATTTAAAAACGACCTCGCGGTATTGGACTTTATTGCTTCAATTAATTGGGAAAGATCGATTTATACCGCTAATCCTTCCAGTCTTACTAATATCCTGGGCATCGACCAGTACATGCACCAGGAAGGAATGGTATATAAATTTATGCCTGTCAAAGCCGATAATTATTACCAGGGTATTGGAGGCGTCAATCCCGACAAAACCTACGAAATTTTCACCAATTGCAGATGGGGGAACCTGAATGACCCGAATGTGACCGTTGACCGGGAGAGTAGCCGCAACAGCCGGCTTCCCAGGCAAAATTACCTCAGGGCGGCAGAGACCTTTGTAATGCGCGGTGAGAAAGAAAAAGCGGTAAAACTTCTGGATACATGCCAGTATTTTTTTCCTGATAGCAAGATCCCCTATGATCTGATGATGATCCCTTTTGCAGATGTTTATTATAATGCAGGTGAAATTGAAAAAGGCAATGCTATCGTTTCCAGGCTGATTGAAATTTTCAGTGACGATCTGAGGTATTACAAGACTCTGAAAGCCAGTTTCGTGAAAAAATATTACATGGATGCCATCGATAGAAACATGCGTGTCATGAGGAACCTCAGCCAGATGGCCAAAGCAAATGGCCAGGATGACCTTGCAACCAGGGCCGAAGATGCGGTCACTGCTTTCAGGGGTGAATAACTTTCTCTCTTGAACGCTGGTCCTTCTTCCTGAAAATAAGGTATAAACCCGCAGAGCCCGCCAGGACAAAGGGGATACTCAGCCACTGGCCCAGGTTAAGTGCCATACCCTCTTCAAATCCGACCTGGGGCTCTTTCAGGAATTCAATGAAAAACCTGGCCGTGAATACCAATAT
The window above is part of the Bacteroidales bacterium genome. Proteins encoded here:
- a CDS encoding DUF2723 domain-containing protein, which codes for MITHQDFKRWNTILGWASFLIAFIVYLLTLEPTASWWDCGEYIATAYKLQVGHPPGAPTFQIFGKFFSLFAFGNTSNVAMMINSMSAFSSALTILFLFWTITLLGRKLIKAEEGFSLNQVITLFGSAFVGAMAFTFSDSFWFSASEGEVYAMSSAFTAITFWAILKWEVVADDKHSLRWLILIAFLIGLTIGIHLLNLLAIPAITFVYYFRKYKPTNKGMMMAGLVSIVILAVMMYFFIPGIVKLAGSFELFFVNSIGMPFNSGTIIYFALLIGIIVWGHLYSVRKNKSILNTIILAFVFLLIGYSSFFILIIRSNAGTPINENNPQDAIGLLSYLNREQYGTYPLYYGPYYNAPVVDYQDGTPVYVKDKAKGKYVITDDRKESLPVYDTRFETIFPRMWSNQKSGHIKYYKEYGKVKGTPVTVKKSDGSTETLYKPTFIENMWFFFSYQVGHMYFRYFMWNFSGRQNDIESQGEPEDGNWITGFNFLDNARLGNQSDLPISRENTSHNKFYMLPLILGLGGLFYHLRKNRNDTWVIFLLFLMTGIAIVIFLNQYPLQPRERDYAYSGSFYAFAIWIGLGVMGLIELLQKKLKKQELVIAGSVVAATLILVPGIMAQQGWEDHDRSGKYAAHDFAVNYLKGCDRNSVLITFGDNDTFPLWYVQEVEGYRTDVRVVNHMLASGHWYVQQMFSKLYDSDPLPFMLKKEQYDNGINNYIPIYEHPSLEDKYTELSELIGFVALDDDRSKISVSGGKKINYFPSRKVRLTVDARKCIENGIVPREMADKIVPYIEWEIKQNALFKNDLAVLDFIASINWERSIYTANPSSLTNILGIDQYMHQEGMVYKFMPVKADNYYQGIGGVNPDKTYEIFTNCRWGNLNDPNVTVDRESSRNSRLPRQNYLRAAETFVMRGEKEKAVKLLDTCQYFFPDSKIPYDLMMIPFADVYYNAGEIEKGNAIVSRLIEIFSDDLRYYKTLKASFVKKYYMDAIDRNMRVMRNLSQMAKANGQDDLATRAEDAVTAFRGE